The following are from one region of the Streptomyces rubrogriseus genome:
- a CDS encoding GntP family permease — MSYSSLPLAAASEAPPHTGGLLTLIDGTAGLLTVAAIGIALLLFLIIKVRLQPFVALLAVSIAVGLLAGLSVTELFGTVQKSDAVSTIESGMGGILGHVAIIIGLGTMLGAILEVSGGAQVLASRLLGLFGEKRAPLAMGLTGLIFGIPVFFDVGIFVLAPIVYAAAKRSGKSILLYCLPLLAGLSMTHAFLPPHPGPVAAAGLLNVKLGWIILMGIVCGIPAVLAAWVFSAWIGRRIFVPVPQDMVEASEEAKQAVIEEQRTAGVAPTETPVALGTVLGIIGTPLVLILAATFSSIALDPSTLRSVIEFFGNPFVALTIALLLAYYLLGIRRGWSRKSLETVSTASLKPVGNILLVVGAGGVFGAVLKASGVAQALSDTFNDVGLPVIVLAYLISVVLRVAQGSATVAIVTTAGIVAPLLAEGDHSQAFVALVIMAISAGSIFASHVNDGGFWMVAKYFGISERDTLKTWTVLESVLSVAGFVVAAVVSLFV, encoded by the coding sequence ATGTCCTACTCGTCCCTCCCTCTTGCCGCCGCCTCCGAGGCCCCACCCCACACCGGCGGTCTGCTCACCCTGATCGACGGCACCGCCGGTCTGCTGACCGTCGCCGCCATCGGCATCGCGCTGCTGCTCTTCCTCATCATCAAGGTGCGCTTGCAGCCCTTCGTGGCGCTGCTCGCCGTCTCCATAGCCGTCGGCCTGCTCGCCGGCCTGTCGGTCACCGAACTCTTCGGCACCGTCCAGAAGTCGGACGCCGTCTCGACCATCGAGTCCGGCATGGGCGGCATCCTCGGCCACGTCGCCATCATCATCGGCCTGGGCACCATGCTCGGCGCGATCCTCGAAGTCAGCGGCGGCGCACAGGTGCTGGCCTCCCGCCTGCTCGGCCTCTTCGGGGAGAAGCGGGCCCCGCTCGCCATGGGCCTCACCGGCCTGATCTTCGGCATCCCGGTCTTCTTCGACGTGGGCATCTTCGTCCTCGCGCCCATCGTCTACGCCGCCGCCAAGCGCTCCGGCAAGTCGATCCTGCTCTACTGCCTGCCGCTGCTGGCCGGCCTGTCCATGACCCACGCCTTCCTGCCGCCGCACCCCGGCCCGGTGGCCGCCGCCGGACTGCTGAACGTGAAGCTCGGCTGGATCATCCTCATGGGCATCGTCTGCGGCATCCCCGCCGTCCTCGCCGCCTGGGTGTTCTCCGCCTGGATCGGCCGCCGCATCTTCGTGCCCGTGCCGCAGGACATGGTCGAGGCGTCCGAGGAGGCCAAGCAGGCCGTCATCGAGGAGCAGCGCACGGCGGGCGTCGCGCCCACCGAGACCCCGGTCGCGCTCGGCACGGTCCTCGGCATCATCGGCACCCCGCTGGTCCTGATCCTCGCCGCGACCTTCTCCTCCATCGCCCTGGACCCGTCCACCCTCCGCTCGGTGATCGAGTTCTTCGGCAACCCGTTCGTCGCCCTGACCATCGCCCTGCTCCTCGCCTACTACCTGCTCGGCATCCGGCGCGGCTGGTCCCGCAAGTCCCTGGAGACCGTCTCGACGGCCTCGCTGAAGCCGGTCGGCAACATCCTGCTGGTGGTCGGTGCGGGCGGTGTCTTCGGCGCCGTCCTCAAGGCCAGCGGCGTCGCCCAGGCACTCTCCGACACCTTCAACGACGTCGGCCTGCCGGTGATCGTCCTCGCCTACCTGATCTCCGTGGTGCTGCGGGTCGCGCAGGGCTCGGCGACGGTGGCCATCGTGACGACGGCGGGCATCGTGGCGCCGCTGCTGGCCGAGGGCGACCACTCGCAGGCGTTCGTCGCGCTGGTCATCATGGCCATCTCGGCGGGCTCCATCTTCGCCTCGCACGTCAACGACGGCGGCTTCTGGATGGTCGCCAAGTACTTCGGCATCAGCGAGCGGGACACGCTCAAGACGTGGACCGTGCTGGAGAGCGTCCTGTCGGTCGCCGGGTTCGTGGTGGCCGCGGTGGTGAGCCTGTTCGTGTAG
- a CDS encoding Nramp family divalent metal transporter yields MADTTGNTSDAGVSAGADQAPRKSSWRYIGPGIVVAATGVGAGDLVATLIAGSNFGYTLLWAAVIGCLVKISLAEACGRWHLATGRTLFDGWASIGSWTTWFFAIYAVIWGFVYGAAAMSSSALPLQALFPDVMDLEWWGIACGLVGLVFVWFNKYNVFEKVMTVLVGVMFVVTLYLAIRVTPNLGDAFAGLLPVLPDEKDSVLNTLGLIGGVGGTITLAAYGYWVNAKGWTNTGWMKVMRLDNRVAYATTGIFVVAMLLVGAELLHSANIAIASGDKGLIQLGDVLEQEYGTATGKLFLIGFFATSFTSLIGVWHGVSLMFADFLARRRGEREARGDELASGRRERSWAFRAYLLWLTFPPMILLFQDEPFRLIIIYGVLGAAFMPFLALTLMWLLNSSRTPREWRNGSLSNGMLAVAGLLFLVLCVKQIWDQPWSEFF; encoded by the coding sequence ATGGCGGACACCACGGGCAACACCTCAGACGCAGGCGTATCGGCCGGGGCCGACCAGGCCCCCCGTAAGTCCAGTTGGCGCTACATCGGCCCGGGGATCGTCGTCGCCGCGACCGGTGTGGGCGCCGGCGACCTCGTGGCCACCCTCATCGCGGGCAGCAACTTCGGCTACACCCTGCTCTGGGCGGCGGTCATCGGCTGCCTCGTGAAGATCTCCCTCGCCGAGGCGTGCGGCCGCTGGCACCTGGCCACCGGCCGCACCCTCTTCGACGGCTGGGCGAGCATCGGCTCCTGGACCACGTGGTTCTTCGCGATCTACGCGGTGATCTGGGGCTTCGTCTACGGCGCCGCGGCGATGTCGTCCAGCGCCCTCCCCCTCCAGGCCCTCTTCCCGGACGTCATGGACCTCGAATGGTGGGGCATCGCCTGCGGCCTGGTGGGCCTGGTCTTCGTCTGGTTCAACAAGTACAACGTCTTCGAGAAGGTCATGACCGTCCTGGTGGGCGTCATGTTCGTCGTCACGCTGTACCTGGCGATCCGCGTCACGCCCAACCTGGGCGACGCCTTCGCCGGCCTCCTCCCGGTCCTCCCGGACGAGAAGGACTCGGTCCTCAACACCCTGGGCCTGATCGGCGGCGTGGGCGGCACCATCACGCTGGCCGCCTACGGCTACTGGGTCAACGCCAAGGGCTGGACCAACACCGGCTGGATGAAGGTCATGCGGCTGGACAACCGGGTCGCCTACGCCACCACCGGCATCTTCGTCGTCGCGATGCTCCTCGTCGGCGCCGAGCTGCTGCACTCGGCCAACATCGCGATCGCGAGCGGCGACAAGGGCCTGATCCAGCTCGGCGACGTCCTGGAGCAGGAGTACGGCACGGCGACCGGCAAGCTCTTCCTGATCGGCTTCTTCGCCACCAGCTTCACCTCGCTGATCGGCGTCTGGCACGGCGTGAGTCTGATGTTCGCCGACTTCCTGGCCCGCCGCCGCGGCGAACGCGAGGCGCGGGGCGACGAGTTGGCCTCGGGCCGCCGCGAACGCTCCTGGGCCTTCCGCGCCTACCTGCTCTGGCTGACCTTCCCGCCGATGATCCTGCTGTTCCAGGACGAGCCCTTCCGCCTGATCATCATCTACGGCGTCCTGGGCGCCGCCTTCATGCCCTTCCTCGCCCTCACCCTGATGTGGCTCCTCAACTCCTCGCGCACACCCCGCGAATGGCGCAACGGCAGCCTCAGCAACGGCATGCTCGCCGTGGCCGGGCTGCTGTTCCTGGTCCTGTGCGTGAAGCAGATCTGGGACCAGCCGTGGTCGGAGTTCTTCTAG
- a CDS encoding SigE family RNA polymerase sigma factor codes for MRQGRADEYAEFAVARAGHLYRSACLLTAGDTHLAEDLVQETFGRLYVRWGRVSRAENPAAYAQTVLTRAFLAHQRRRSSGERATDVFPDLPGAGDGDASLRLTLLDALARLPAKDRAVVVLRYWDDRSVEQTADVLGVSSAAVRTRCSRALGRLRGLLGEDLSEYARP; via the coding sequence ATGAGGCAGGGGCGGGCGGACGAGTACGCCGAGTTCGCGGTGGCGCGGGCCGGGCACCTGTACCGGTCCGCGTGTCTGCTCACCGCCGGGGACACGCATCTGGCCGAGGATCTCGTGCAGGAGACCTTCGGGCGGCTCTACGTGCGGTGGGGGCGGGTGTCGCGGGCGGAGAACCCGGCCGCCTACGCGCAGACCGTGCTCACCCGCGCCTTCCTCGCCCATCAGCGGCGGCGCAGCAGCGGGGAGCGGGCGACCGACGTGTTCCCCGATCTGCCCGGCGCCGGTGACGGGGACGCGTCCCTGCGGCTGACCCTGCTGGACGCGCTCGCGCGGCTGCCCGCCAAGGACCGGGCCGTGGTCGTCCTGCGGTACTGGGACGACCGCTCGGTCGAGCAGACCGCCGACGTGCTCGGCGTCAGTTCGGCGGCGGTGCGGACGCGGTGTTCGCGGGCGCTCGGCCGACTGCGGGGGCTGCTGGGCGAGGACCTCTCGGAGTACGCCAGACCCTAG
- a CDS encoding DUF6531 domain-containing protein, producing MVDLNPLHYINKFNHMFGDTVADGLEFLGITDPAVDPDGIRELAKKWRALAEGLDDAAEAARKSLADVEWEGKAAKALHKRAKSARKQATEMADSLREGAKALDDFADKAHELLSEIGVILAEIAELELAGLALSVLTGGTSAVVSTLMAGSRAAKVVALVARIEQEGTVLASAIRGVMEVIRAVERALKTLKEIRGVAAAGKMAKEGMKFSAFDTLLRDPEAFKDPEKLAGILTEGALLGVGFGALGKALGKGLKALKPADLAKLGKGLKLNCATFERLRLNPGFDKLPASIRNEIKKFVRDPIDVATGDMVLTRTDVSLPGVLPLVLERTHLSSYRWGGWFGPSWASTLDQRVQVDDECIVYAGADGARICFPFPDPETGEAVCPETAGSRLTLAWDDDVDGALRVTDPDSGLTQVFHSPVVAAVGTAVDLPLQHVQDRNGNRITVVYAEGDIPTEMIHSGGYHIALDHHPSLSRITGLRLLDCADPHAAPTSLLGYEYDDSGRLVGEINSSGTSMRYTYDSEGRITSWTDRNNVNYWYAYDGQGRVRATGGSGSALASTLSYDDETRTTCVTDSLGHTRAYTHNTALRLIRETNPRGAAMTQEWDESLRLVTVTDEVGLSTRYAYDVAGNLTAVTRADGSTAAAEYNEHTLPVTVRYPDGAVWHQEYDEKGNRTAITDPGGSVTRYEYGSCGQLTKVVDALGQVTRVRCDRSGLPEEVTDPMGSAVRYERDSLGRPVVITDSLGHSTRLEWTVEGRLVRRTNPSGDSETWFYDGEGNCLEHVDPQGGRTRYEYTTFDLLAARVLPDGSRYDFQYDTELRLTRVANPQGLDWSYSYDSTGLLTSETDFDGRTHSYQHDAAGRLIARTTPLGQTIRFGRDPLGRIDWKSAAGSNTTYTYDAEGRLLQAVGPDATLSLDWDENGRIVAETTNGRTLRRDYDVLGRETRRVTPSGATSAFAYDPAGNRTSLTTDGGSVAFSHDTVGRETARHVGERVSISYVWDPANRLSAQSVSVSGATLSDRSYHYRPDGHLVGLADVEHGFRRFDLDAVGHVTSIHAEGWSESYAYDSMGNVAQATWPDHHAETEARGTRAYTGTVVRTAGSVRYEHDDAGRMVLRRRVRLSRKPDTWRFAYDAEDHLTSVITPDGTTWRYLYDPLGRRIAKQRLAEDGELVAEQTDFTWDGPTLVEQTTVADDRPCAVTLSWDHTGVVPLSQNETVTHKETREQVDARFFAIVTDLIGTPTELLSDQGEVAWRARATLWGVTEWRREATAYTPLRFPGQYFDPETGLHYNHHRYYDPLTGRYTAPDPLGLEPAPNPVAYVHNPHTWIDYLGLAPRGPKDPLGLGKGYRGRMDTWQEGTKGTDFEIHVYDKRGREVGIFGSDGWFNKHRKSAAEVDVPRSVENALKGKAVDFMRGTGRLGDKGTMDITGDKWKRPRLAAEGVSCKG from the coding sequence GTGGTCGACCTCAACCCGCTGCACTACATCAACAAGTTCAACCACATGTTCGGCGACACGGTCGCCGACGGCTTGGAGTTCCTGGGCATCACCGACCCGGCGGTGGACCCGGACGGCATCCGGGAACTCGCCAAGAAGTGGCGCGCGCTGGCCGAGGGCCTGGACGACGCGGCCGAGGCGGCGCGCAAGTCACTGGCGGACGTGGAGTGGGAGGGCAAGGCCGCCAAGGCCCTCCACAAGCGGGCCAAGTCGGCTCGCAAGCAGGCCACGGAGATGGCCGACTCCCTCCGCGAGGGCGCGAAGGCGCTGGACGACTTCGCGGACAAGGCGCACGAGCTGCTTTCGGAGATCGGCGTCATCCTGGCGGAGATCGCCGAACTGGAACTGGCGGGGCTCGCCCTGTCCGTGCTGACCGGCGGCACGTCGGCGGTCGTCTCGACGCTGATGGCCGGCTCGCGGGCGGCGAAGGTGGTCGCGCTGGTCGCCCGGATCGAGCAGGAGGGCACCGTCCTGGCGTCCGCGATCCGCGGGGTGATGGAGGTCATCCGGGCGGTCGAGCGGGCGCTGAAGACGCTGAAGGAGATCCGCGGGGTCGCGGCGGCCGGGAAGATGGCGAAGGAGGGCATGAAGTTCTCCGCCTTCGACACGCTCCTGCGCGACCCGGAAGCCTTCAAGGACCCGGAGAAACTCGCCGGCATCCTCACCGAGGGCGCCTTGCTGGGCGTCGGCTTCGGCGCCCTGGGCAAGGCCCTCGGCAAGGGCCTGAAGGCCCTCAAACCCGCCGACCTGGCCAAGCTCGGCAAGGGCCTGAAGCTGAACTGCGCGACGTTCGAGCGGCTGAGACTCAATCCGGGCTTCGACAAGCTGCCCGCCTCGATCCGCAACGAGATCAAGAAGTTCGTGCGGGATCCGATCGACGTCGCTACTGGCGACATGGTGCTGACCCGCACCGACGTGTCGTTGCCGGGAGTGCTGCCCCTGGTGCTGGAGCGGACCCACCTCTCTTCCTACCGTTGGGGCGGCTGGTTCGGCCCGTCTTGGGCCTCCACGCTGGACCAGCGCGTGCAGGTCGACGACGAATGCATCGTTTACGCAGGGGCGGACGGCGCCCGCATCTGCTTTCCATTTCCCGATCCGGAGACGGGCGAGGCGGTATGCCCGGAAACCGCAGGTTCCCGCCTGACCCTCGCCTGGGACGATGATGTCGACGGCGCTCTCCGTGTCACCGACCCGGACAGCGGCCTGACGCAGGTGTTTCACAGCCCGGTCGTCGCGGCGGTCGGCACGGCGGTGGACCTGCCCCTCCAGCACGTCCAGGACCGCAACGGCAATCGCATCACCGTCGTCTACGCCGAGGGCGACATCCCGACGGAGATGATTCACTCCGGCGGATACCACATCGCTTTGGACCACCACCCGTCTCTGTCGCGCATCACGGGCTTGCGTCTACTCGACTGCGCAGACCCGCATGCCGCACCCACCAGCCTGCTCGGATATGAGTACGACGATTCTGGTCGGTTGGTGGGCGAAATCAATTCATCAGGCACGTCTATGCGTTACACCTATGACTCCGAGGGGCGCATCACCTCGTGGACGGACCGTAACAACGTCAATTATTGGTACGCCTATGACGGTCAAGGACGAGTGAGGGCCACTGGCGGTTCCGGTTCCGCGCTGGCCTCGACTCTTTCCTACGACGACGAGACGAGAACCACATGTGTGACCGATTCCTTGGGCCACACCCGCGCCTACACCCATAACACGGCGCTCCGCCTGATCCGCGAGACCAACCCGCGGGGAGCCGCCATGACTCAGGAATGGGACGAGAGTCTGCGGCTGGTCACCGTCACTGATGAAGTCGGGCTGTCAACGCGGTACGCATACGACGTGGCTGGAAATCTGACCGCAGTGACTCGGGCGGACGGCAGTACGGCGGCCGCGGAATACAACGAGCACACGTTGCCTGTCACTGTCCGGTACCCGGACGGCGCTGTCTGGCATCAGGAATACGACGAAAAAGGGAACCGTACTGCGATCACCGACCCGGGCGGGAGTGTCACCCGGTACGAGTACGGGTCGTGTGGGCAACTGACAAAGGTCGTTGACGCTCTCGGACAAGTGACGCGCGTTCGCTGCGACCGCAGCGGGCTGCCCGAGGAGGTCACCGATCCCATGGGGTCGGCTGTCCGCTACGAACGTGACTCACTTGGGCGACCGGTCGTCATCACCGATTCCCTGGGCCACTCGACCCGCCTGGAGTGGACGGTGGAGGGGCGACTGGTTCGCCGTACCAATCCCAGTGGCGATAGTGAGACGTGGTTCTATGACGGCGAAGGAAACTGCCTTGAGCACGTGGACCCGCAAGGTGGTAGGACGCGTTATGAATACACCACGTTCGACCTTCTCGCCGCGCGTGTCCTGCCGGACGGGAGTCGCTACGACTTTCAGTACGACACCGAACTGCGTCTTACTCGGGTCGCTAATCCCCAAGGTCTCGACTGGTCCTACTCCTACGACTCGACCGGCCTGCTGACGTCAGAGACGGACTTCGACGGCCGGACCCACTCCTACCAGCACGACGCCGCCGGTCGGCTCATTGCCCGAACCACACCGCTGGGACAGACGATTCGCTTCGGCCGTGATCCTCTGGGGCGCATCGACTGGAAAAGCGCCGCTGGTTCGAACACGACATACACATATGACGCGGAGGGCCGACTGTTGCAAGCTGTCGGCCCCGACGCGACTCTTTCCCTCGACTGGGACGAAAACGGACGCATCGTGGCCGAGACCACGAACGGGCGCACCCTGCGCCGTGACTATGACGTACTGGGACGTGAGACTCGTCGAGTGACCCCCTCCGGAGCGACGTCCGCCTTCGCGTACGACCCGGCAGGCAATCGCACATCGCTGACAACGGACGGGGGGAGCGTGGCATTCAGTCACGACACCGTCGGTCGTGAGACGGCCCGGCACGTTGGAGAGCGAGTCTCCATTTCGTACGTCTGGGATCCGGCGAACCGTCTCAGTGCCCAGTCTGTCAGCGTGTCCGGCGCGACGCTCAGCGATCGAAGCTACCACTACCGCCCTGACGGCCACCTCGTGGGCCTCGCCGACGTCGAACACGGATTCAGACGGTTCGACCTCGACGCGGTCGGGCACGTCACCTCGATCCACGCTGAGGGCTGGTCCGAGTCCTACGCGTACGACTCCATGGGCAACGTCGCCCAGGCCACCTGGCCCGACCACCATGCCGAGACGGAGGCTCGTGGCACCCGCGCATATACCGGAACGGTTGTACGGACCGCCGGCAGCGTGAGGTACGAGCACGATGACGCCGGGCGCATGGTCCTACGCCGACGGGTCAGACTCTCCCGCAAGCCCGACACGTGGCGCTTCGCCTACGACGCAGAGGACCACCTCACCTCCGTGATCACACCGGACGGAACCACGTGGCGTTACCTGTACGACCCGCTCGGCCGACGCATCGCCAAGCAGCGCCTGGCCGAGGACGGTGAGTTGGTGGCGGAGCAGACGGACTTCACCTGGGACGGGCCGACGCTGGTCGAACAGACCACTGTCGCGGACGACCGGCCGTGCGCCGTGACCTTGTCCTGGGACCACACAGGGGTAGTTCCTCTCAGTCAGAACGAGACAGTCACGCACAAGGAGACCCGAGAACAGGTCGACGCTCGGTTCTTCGCCATTGTGACTGATCTGATTGGTACTCCGACCGAACTTCTGTCGGACCAAGGGGAAGTGGCGTGGCGCGCCCGGGCCACTTTGTGGGGGGTGACCGAATGGCGCAGGGAAGCCACCGCCTACACGCCGCTCAGGTTCCCGGGGCAGTACTTCGACCCCGAGACAGGGCTGCACTACAACCATCACCGCTACTACGATCCACTCACGGGTCGGTACACGGCGCCGGACCCGTTGGGTCTTGAGCCGGCTCCCAACCCAGTCGCCTACGTGCACAATCCCCACACATGGATCGACTATCTCGGCCTCGCCCCCCGAGGCCCCAAGGACCCGCTGGGGCTGGGGAAGGGATATCGAGGAAGAATGGACACGTGGCAGGAAGGCACAAAGGGCACTGACTTTGAGATACACGTGTACGACAAACGTGGCCGTGAAGTCGGAATCTTCGGCAGCGACGGATGGTTCAACAAACACCGGAAGTCGGCTGCAGAAGTAGATGTTCCGCGAAGTGTCGAGAACGCGCTGAAGGGGAAGGCCGTAGATTTCATGAGAGGTACCGGGCGGCTTGGCGACAAGGGCACCATGGACATCACCGGGGACAAATGGAAGCGTCCGCGTCTGGCGGCCGAAGGAGTGAGCTGCAAGGGATGA
- a CDS encoding sugar kinase — protein MTAIGRTSTAPDVVDVVALGESMVTFLPSRPGRLADVPSFDRAIGGAESNVACVLAAAGHSARWIGRAGADGFGDHLVEAIGAYGVDVSAVRRDPARPTGVYFRTAGDRATDAHEVAYYRAGSAASAMSVDTMDLDAIRSGRVLHLSGITPALSADCLGLVRELTARRPGRPLVSFDVNHRPGLWRDARHGHGPEVLLELARGADLVFVGDDEARDAWGLGGPEAVRAALPEPELLVVKQGASGATAFHGTDATSVPALHVDVVAAVGAGDAFAAGFLSATLRGKPVRERLRHGHLWAAAALTVPADLAAPPARGHADRLVALDDAAWGRLRLGPGWTHAAEGAEEEVRTP, from the coding sequence GTGACCGCCATCGGACGAACCAGCACCGCCCCCGACGTCGTGGACGTCGTCGCGCTCGGCGAGTCCATGGTCACCTTCCTGCCCTCCCGGCCCGGGCGCCTCGCCGACGTCCCCTCCTTCGACCGCGCCATAGGCGGCGCCGAGTCCAACGTGGCCTGCGTGCTCGCCGCCGCCGGACACTCCGCCCGCTGGATCGGCCGGGCCGGCGCCGACGGCTTCGGCGACCACCTCGTCGAGGCGATCGGCGCCTACGGCGTCGACGTCTCCGCCGTGCGCCGCGACCCCGCCCGCCCCACCGGCGTCTACTTCCGCACCGCGGGTGACCGCGCCACCGACGCGCACGAGGTGGCCTACTACCGGGCGGGCTCGGCCGCCTCCGCGATGTCCGTGGACACCATGGACCTCGACGCGATCCGCTCCGGCCGCGTCCTGCACCTGTCCGGCATCACCCCCGCGCTCTCCGCCGACTGCCTCGGCCTGGTGCGCGAGCTGACCGCCCGCCGACCCGGCCGGCCCCTGGTCTCCTTCGACGTCAACCACCGCCCGGGCCTGTGGCGCGACGCCCGGCACGGACACGGCCCCGAGGTGCTCCTGGAACTGGCCCGCGGCGCCGACCTCGTCTTCGTCGGCGACGACGAGGCACGGGACGCCTGGGGTCTCGGCGGACCCGAGGCCGTCCGCGCCGCGCTGCCCGAGCCGGAGCTGCTCGTCGTCAAACAGGGCGCGAGCGGCGCCACCGCCTTCCACGGCACCGACGCCACCTCCGTGCCCGCCCTGCACGTCGACGTCGTCGCCGCCGTCGGCGCGGGCGACGCCTTCGCCGCCGGGTTCCTCTCCGCCACCCTGCGCGGAAAGCCCGTACGCGAGCGCCTGCGCCACGGCCACCTCTGGGCCGCCGCCGCCCTCACCGTCCCCGCCGACCTCGCCGCACCCCCCGCCCGCGGTCACGCCGACCGCCTCGTCGCCCTCGACGACGCCGCGTGGGGGAGACTGCGACTCGGCCCCGGCTGGACACACGCCGCGGAAGGGGCCGAGGAGGAGGTACGTACGCCATGA
- a CDS encoding IclR family transcriptional regulator, with product MSQTVDRALSILPLLAEGPADLGRVAERLGVHKSTALRLLRTLHEHGFVYRQSDQRYRLGARLISLAQEAMENLDVREIAHPHLVRLNEQVGHTVHLAVHEEDEVLYIDKVESRYPVRMYSRIGKPVAITVAAVAKLLLADLPEDERRAVAEQLDYPMYTARSTPNADGFLKELAKVREQGWATDLGGHEESINCVAAPIRGADGRVVAAMSVSAPNVVVTADELLTLLPLVRRTADAISGEYSGRTPVKEVTA from the coding sequence ATGAGTCAGACCGTCGACCGCGCGCTCAGCATCCTGCCGCTGCTCGCCGAGGGCCCCGCCGACCTGGGCCGGGTCGCCGAGCGCCTGGGCGTGCACAAGTCCACGGCCCTGCGGCTGCTGCGCACCCTCCACGAACACGGCTTCGTCTACCGGCAGTCCGACCAGCGCTACCGCCTCGGCGCCCGGCTCATCTCCCTCGCCCAGGAGGCGATGGAGAACCTCGACGTCCGCGAGATCGCCCACCCCCACCTCGTACGCCTCAACGAGCAGGTCGGACACACCGTCCACCTCGCCGTCCACGAGGAGGACGAGGTGCTCTACATCGACAAGGTCGAGAGCCGCTACCCGGTCCGCATGTACTCCCGGATCGGCAAGCCCGTCGCCATCACCGTCGCGGCCGTCGCCAAGCTGCTGCTGGCCGACCTCCCCGAGGACGAGCGCCGGGCCGTGGCCGAGCAGCTCGACTACCCCATGTACACGGCCCGTTCGACACCCAACGCCGACGGGTTCCTCAAGGAACTCGCCAAGGTGCGCGAACAGGGCTGGGCCACCGACCTCGGTGGCCACGAGGAGTCCATCAACTGCGTCGCCGCGCCCATCCGGGGCGCCGACGGCCGGGTGGTGGCCGCCATGTCGGTCTCCGCGCCGAACGTGGTCGTCACCGCAGACGAACTCCTCACCCTGCTCCCGCTGGTGCGCCGTACTGCGGACGCCATCAGCGGCGAGTACTCCGGCAGGACCCCAGTCAAGGAAGTCACCGCATGA
- a CDS encoding RidA family protein, translating to MTDKIALVPATHTVPPAKFSHGVKKGNILQVAGQVGFLPHEEGKAPTPAGPTLREQTLQTLANVKAILEEGGASWDDVMMIRVYLTDVDHFAEMNEIYNAYFAEQGLTQPPAARTTVYVGLPAGLLIEIDALAVLG from the coding sequence ATGACCGACAAGATCGCTCTCGTCCCCGCGACCCACACCGTCCCCCCGGCGAAGTTCAGCCACGGCGTGAAGAAGGGCAACATCCTCCAGGTCGCCGGCCAGGTCGGTTTCCTCCCCCACGAGGAGGGCAAGGCCCCCACCCCGGCCGGCCCGACCCTGCGCGAGCAGACCCTCCAGACCCTCGCCAACGTCAAGGCGATCCTGGAGGAGGGCGGCGCCTCCTGGGACGACGTGATGATGATCCGCGTCTACCTCACGGACGTGGACCACTTCGCCGAGATGAACGAGATCTACAACGCCTACTTCGCGGAGCAGGGCCTCACCCAGCCGCCCGCCGCGCGCACGACCGTCTACGTCGGTCTGCCCGCGGGCCTCCTCATCGAGATCGACGCGCTCGCCGTCCTCGGCTGA